A stretch of Usitatibacter palustris DNA encodes these proteins:
- a CDS encoding TRAP transporter large permease produces MKKEIWFGLSIMVSVVLFTIWALPSAANITQGHLGLLMLSLVVVAIMLGFPTAFTLMGMGMIFAFCSYWMGGGHDAGTALKNTLDLMVQRAYSVMANDVLISIPLFVFMGYLVERANLIERLFKSLHLALARIPGSLAVATLVTCAVFATATGIVGAVVTLMGLLALPAMLRAGYNVKVSAGVITAGGCLGILIPPSVMLILYGATAGVSVVKLYAGAFFPGLMLAGLYIVYVIVLAKLKPDWAPPLPESERHVDLPPQLAALEKSQGPKVLTGLIRGLRGKVEVPGDAKALRKELAITLLPAIVFAILMGLTWNALTKANAVIDTQAIDIRDEASPTAPLGGLAEPPSAGLAEPPSPGGLSEPPAEKSGLAEPPAEKSSGLAEPPAAKPAPAAEKAPPQAKAAAKPAPEVSHDRIPAPNGFWITLAIVIAILTVFHLTLTFPRLQIFKLLLASFFPLAVLILAVLGTIVFGLATPTEAAAVGAFGGFVLAAIYAFNTLPKERKRQVARAWIPMWFVGLSSVVWFILLQAEVVATGPPMWVGWASIIAVGAWCILATFQVKLGGTVRESAFLTAKTSAMVCWLFVGASIFSAAFALLGGQEIIEKWVLSMGLTPIQFMILAQAIIFLLGWPLEWTEIIVIFMPIFIPLLAKFNIDPLFFGLLVALNLQTAFLSPPVAMAAFYLKGVSPPHVTLNQIFAGMIPFMGIQIIALTLLYIWPSIGLWLPSVLYK; encoded by the coding sequence GTGAAGAAGGAAATCTGGTTCGGCTTGTCCATCATGGTCTCGGTCGTGCTGTTCACGATCTGGGCCCTGCCCTCGGCCGCGAACATCACCCAGGGCCACCTGGGCCTGCTGATGCTCTCGCTGGTCGTCGTCGCGATCATGCTCGGCTTCCCGACGGCGTTCACGCTGATGGGCATGGGCATGATCTTCGCGTTCTGCTCGTACTGGATGGGCGGCGGCCACGACGCCGGCACCGCGCTCAAGAACACGCTCGACCTCATGGTGCAGCGCGCTTATTCCGTGATGGCCAACGACGTGCTGATCTCCATCCCGCTCTTCGTGTTCATGGGTTATCTCGTCGAGCGCGCGAACCTCATCGAGCGCCTCTTCAAGAGCCTGCACCTCGCGCTCGCGCGGATCCCGGGCTCGCTCGCGGTCGCGACCCTCGTGACCTGCGCGGTGTTCGCCACGGCCACGGGCATCGTGGGCGCGGTGGTCACGCTGATGGGCCTGCTCGCCCTTCCGGCGATGCTGCGCGCCGGCTACAACGTGAAGGTCTCCGCGGGCGTCATCACCGCGGGCGGGTGCCTGGGCATCCTCATCCCGCCTTCCGTGATGCTGATCCTCTACGGTGCGACCGCCGGCGTATCCGTGGTGAAGCTGTACGCGGGCGCCTTCTTCCCCGGCCTCATGCTGGCGGGCCTCTACATTGTCTACGTGATCGTCCTTGCGAAGCTCAAGCCCGATTGGGCGCCACCCCTGCCAGAGAGCGAGCGCCACGTCGACCTCCCGCCGCAGCTGGCCGCGCTCGAGAAGTCGCAGGGTCCGAAGGTGCTCACGGGTCTCATCCGCGGATTGCGCGGCAAGGTCGAGGTCCCGGGCGATGCCAAGGCACTGCGCAAGGAGCTGGCGATCACGCTGCTGCCGGCCATCGTGTTCGCGATCCTGATGGGCCTCACCTGGAATGCGCTCACCAAGGCCAACGCGGTGATCGACACGCAAGCGATCGACATTCGCGACGAGGCGAGCCCGACGGCTCCCTTGGGCGGGCTCGCCGAGCCGCCGTCCGCGGGCCTCGCGGAACCGCCGTCGCCCGGGGGCCTGTCGGAGCCGCCCGCGGAGAAATCCGGACTCGCCGAGCCGCCTGCCGAGAAGTCTTCGGGGCTGGCGGAGCCCCCGGCCGCAAAGCCCGCGCCGGCCGCGGAGAAGGCACCGCCCCAGGCGAAGGCCGCGGCGAAACCGGCACCCGAGGTGTCGCACGACCGCATCCCGGCGCCCAACGGCTTCTGGATCACCCTGGCGATCGTGATCGCGATCCTCACCGTGTTCCACCTCACGCTCACGTTCCCGCGGCTGCAGATCTTCAAGTTGCTGCTCGCGTCGTTCTTTCCGCTCGCGGTCTTGATCCTCGCGGTGCTGGGCACCATCGTCTTCGGGTTGGCCACGCCCACGGAGGCGGCGGCGGTCGGCGCGTTCGGCGGCTTCGTGCTCGCGGCGATCTACGCGTTCAACACTTTGCCCAAGGAGCGCAAGCGCCAGGTTGCCCGGGCCTGGATCCCGATGTGGTTCGTCGGACTCTCCTCGGTCGTGTGGTTCATCCTGCTGCAGGCCGAAGTCGTCGCGACCGGCCCGCCGATGTGGGTGGGCTGGGCCTCGATCATCGCGGTAGGCGCCTGGTGCATTCTCGCGACCTTCCAGGTGAAGCTCGGCGGCACCGTGCGCGAATCGGCCTTCCTCACGGCGAAGACCTCCGCGATGGTGTGCTGGCTCTTCGTCGGTGCCTCGATCTTCTCGGCGGCCTTCGCGTTGCTCGGCGGCCAGGAGATCATCGAGAAGTGGGTGCTGTCGATGGGTCTCACGCCCATCCAGTTCATGATCCTCGCGCAGGCGATCATCTTCCTGCTGGGCTGGCCGCTGGAGTGGACCGAGATCATCGTGATCTTCATGCCGATCTTCATTCCGCTGCTGGCGAAGTTCAACATCGACCCGCTCTTCTTCGGCCTGCTCGTGGCGCTGAACCTGCAGACCGCGTTCCTCTCGCCACCGGTGGCGATGGCCGCCTTCTACCTGAAGGGCGTTTCGCCCCCGCACGTGACGTTGAACCAGATCTTCGCGGGCATGATTCCCTTCATGGGAATCCAGATCATCGCGCTCACGCTGCTCTACATCTGGCCGTCGATCGGGTTGTGGCTGCCGAGCGTGTTGTACAAGTAG
- a CDS encoding TRAP transporter small permease subunit, which produces MQKLLLFIDKVSTWVGQAFSWLIIALTMFITWEVFSRYVLSNPHAYAFDTMIMLYGTLFMMAGAYTLSKNGHVRGDVLYGFFPTRLQAGLDLTLYICFFIPGVVALAYAGFIYAGESWAIREHSNVTADGPPIYPFKTIIPIAGAFLLAQGIVEIVRSAIALKTGVWPSRIEDVEEVDVEKLKEMVHVKDEDIAKLDALVVKEGARS; this is translated from the coding sequence ATGCAGAAGCTGCTGCTGTTCATCGACAAGGTGAGCACCTGGGTGGGACAGGCATTTTCCTGGCTCATCATCGCGCTCACGATGTTCATCACCTGGGAAGTGTTCTCCCGGTACGTGCTGAGCAACCCTCACGCCTATGCGTTCGACACGATGATCATGCTCTACGGGACCCTCTTCATGATGGCCGGCGCCTACACGCTGTCGAAGAACGGCCACGTGCGCGGCGACGTCCTCTACGGCTTCTTCCCGACCCGCCTGCAGGCCGGTCTCGATCTCACGCTGTACATCTGCTTCTTCATTCCCGGCGTCGTCGCCCTCGCGTACGCGGGATTCATCTACGCCGGTGAGTCCTGGGCCATCCGCGAGCACTCGAACGTGACCGCCGACGGGCCGCCCATCTATCCGTTCAAGACCATCATCCCCATCGCGGGCGCGTTCCTGCTCGCGCAGGGCATCGTCGAGATCGTGCGCAGCGCGATCGCGTTGAAGACCGGGGTGTGGCCCTCGCGCATCGAGGACGTCGAGGAAGTCGACGTCGAGAAGCTCAAGGAAATGGTGCACGTGAAGGACGAAGACATCGCCAAGCTCGACGCGCTGGTCGTCAAGGAAGGGGCGCGCTCGTGA
- a CDS encoding TRAP transporter substrate-binding protein — protein MSDKKPAPTANTRRKFLAGATASAGAAALAFPMIAKGQTGPISMRWQSTWPAKDIFHEYATDYAKKVNDMTGGDLKIEVLPAGAVVPAFGLLDAVSKGTLDGGHGVLVYHYGKQNALALWGSGPAFGMDANQLLSWHKYGGGKELLNKLYASIGANVVSFPYGPMPTQPLGWFKKPITKSEDFKGMKFRTVGISIDVFTALGAAVNALPGGEIVPAMDRGLLDGAEFNNASSDRLLGFPDVSKTCMLQSYHQNAEQFEIMFNKAKYDALPEKMRAIIANAVEAASSDMSWKAIDRYSKDYKEMAAGGIKFYKTPDAVLANQLKGYDAAAAKKGEGNALFKEIEASQKAFAERVVKWDLDTNVGRRMAYNHYFAPAAAAPAKKA, from the coding sequence ATGAGCGACAAGAAACCCGCGCCGACTGCGAACACCCGACGTAAATTCCTGGCCGGCGCAACCGCCAGTGCCGGTGCCGCAGCCCTTGCATTCCCGATGATCGCCAAGGGCCAGACCGGCCCGATTTCCATGCGCTGGCAGTCCACGTGGCCGGCCAAGGACATCTTCCACGAGTACGCCACCGACTACGCGAAGAAGGTCAACGACATGACCGGCGGCGACCTGAAGATCGAAGTGCTGCCGGCAGGCGCGGTTGTTCCCGCCTTCGGCCTGCTCGATGCCGTGTCGAAGGGCACGCTCGACGGCGGCCACGGCGTGCTGGTCTATCACTACGGCAAGCAGAACGCCCTGGCTCTCTGGGGCTCGGGTCCGGCCTTCGGCATGGACGCGAACCAGCTGCTGTCCTGGCACAAGTACGGCGGCGGCAAGGAGCTCCTGAACAAGCTCTATGCCTCCATCGGCGCGAACGTCGTTTCGTTCCCGTACGGCCCGATGCCCACGCAGCCGCTGGGCTGGTTCAAGAAGCCCATCACGAAGTCCGAGGATTTCAAGGGCATGAAGTTCCGCACGGTCGGCATCTCGATCGACGTGTTCACCGCCCTCGGCGCCGCGGTCAACGCGCTGCCCGGTGGTGAAATCGTCCCCGCGATGGACCGCGGCCTGCTCGACGGCGCCGAGTTCAACAACGCCTCGTCGGATCGCCTCCTCGGCTTCCCGGACGTTTCGAAGACCTGCATGCTGCAGAGCTATCACCAGAACGCCGAGCAGTTCGAGATCATGTTCAACAAGGCGAAGTACGACGCGCTGCCGGAGAAGATGCGCGCCATCATCGCCAATGCCGTCGAGGCCGCTTCCTCGGACATGTCCTGGAAGGCGATCGACCGCTACTCCAAGGACTACAAGGAGATGGCGGCTGGCGGCATCAAGTTCTACAAGACGCCGGACGCCGTGCTCGCCAACCAGCTGAAGGGTTACGACGCCGCCGCCGCCAAGAAGGGCGAAGGCAATGCGCTCTTCAAGGAAATCGAAGCCTCGCAAAAGGCATTCGCTGAGCGTGTCGTGAAGTGGGACCTCGACACGAACGTGGGACGCCGCATGGCGTACAACCACTACTTCGCCCCGGCCGCCGCGGCGCCCGCGAAGAAAGCGTAA
- a CDS encoding citrate transporter: MTEVFGIPVDFILFALTLLGVALFHRHTLWVALGGLATITIYKLLFTGFKTGSGLTALMAHMGHETNILTNLLGLLMGFALLSDHFEKSHVPLELPRFLPDDWKGAFMLLVLVFVLSSFLDNIAAAIIGGTMAGAVFRKKVHIGYLAAIVAASNAGGAGSVVGDTTTTMMWIDGVNPLHVLDAYIASFAALAFFGYFAARQQHAYSPIMKDMPAGTHIDWARLAIVAIILVAAIGSNVIANLYFKNALDHYPVIGIAVWVAILATSVWRQPDWKLLPGAFKGSIFLLALVTCASMMPVEKLPAASWPTTLGLGFVSSIFDNIPLTALALKQGGYDWGVLAYAVGFGGSMIWFGSSAGVALSNTYPEARNVGQWLRHGWHIAVGYVIGFFVLLAILGWHPQEKRTRGASAGSDIQCCYPDEGKKPHS; the protein is encoded by the coding sequence ATGACTGAAGTGTTCGGCATTCCCGTCGATTTCATCCTGTTCGCGCTGACGCTCCTGGGCGTCGCGCTCTTCCATCGCCACACGCTGTGGGTCGCGCTCGGCGGGCTGGCGACGATCACGATCTACAAGCTCCTCTTCACGGGCTTCAAGACGGGCTCGGGCCTGACCGCCCTCATGGCGCACATGGGCCACGAGACCAACATCCTCACGAACCTGCTGGGGCTGCTGATGGGGTTCGCGCTGCTCTCCGACCACTTCGAGAAGAGCCACGTGCCGCTCGAGCTGCCGCGCTTCCTGCCCGACGACTGGAAGGGCGCCTTCATGCTGCTCGTCCTCGTGTTCGTGCTCTCCAGCTTCCTCGACAACATCGCCGCAGCGATCATCGGCGGCACGATGGCGGGCGCCGTCTTCCGCAAGAAGGTGCATATCGGGTACCTCGCCGCCATCGTCGCGGCGTCGAATGCGGGCGGCGCGGGCAGCGTGGTGGGCGATACGACGACCACGATGATGTGGATCGACGGCGTGAACCCGCTCCACGTGCTCGACGCCTACATCGCCTCTTTCGCGGCGCTTGCCTTCTTCGGTTACTTCGCCGCGCGCCAGCAGCACGCCTATTCGCCGATCATGAAGGACATGCCCGCAGGCACGCACATCGATTGGGCGCGGCTTGCGATCGTGGCCATCATCCTGGTCGCGGCGATCGGCTCCAACGTGATCGCCAACCTGTACTTCAAGAACGCCCTGGACCACTACCCCGTGATCGGCATCGCGGTCTGGGTCGCGATTCTCGCGACCTCCGTGTGGCGCCAGCCCGACTGGAAACTGTTGCCCGGCGCCTTCAAGGGCTCGATCTTCCTGCTGGCGTTGGTGACTTGCGCCTCGATGATGCCCGTCGAGAAGCTGCCCGCAGCATCGTGGCCCACGACCCTGGGCCTCGGTTTCGTGTCGTCGATCTTCGACAACATCCCGCTGACGGCGCTTGCACTGAAACAGGGCGGCTACGACTGGGGCGTGCTCGCCTATGCCGTGGGCTTCGGCGGTTCGATGATCTGGTTCGGCTCGAGCGCCGGCGTCGCCCTCTCGAATACCTACCCCGAAGCGCGCAATGTGGGCCAATGGCTGCGGCACGGCTGGCATATCGCGGTGGGGTACGTGATCGGCTTCTTCGTCCTGCTGGCCATTCTCGGCTGGCACCCGCAGGAAAAGCGCACCCGGGGTGCGAGTGCGGGGTCCGATATCCAGTGTTGTTACCCGGATGAGGGTAAAAAACCGCATTCCTGA
- a CDS encoding LutC/YkgG family protein: protein MAGEAVSAREAILTRIRAAQGRQGAEPDATQLERVRATIARHEAGPLPGNARNADPVAKFRAECDRVGTTHAEVGSIDAVPAEVARYLRANNLEARVAAWHEFAELDWTAAGVAVDDRPANPNDRTGLTGCFCTIAETGTLLLLSSPATPKVTALLPETHLCVASKSRLVNTMEDSFALLRRERGEPPRATFFVSGPSRTADIEQTIVIGAHGPYRVHVILIP from the coding sequence GTGGCGGGTGAAGCCGTGAGCGCGCGCGAGGCCATCCTCACCCGCATCCGCGCCGCGCAGGGGCGCCAGGGTGCCGAACCCGATGCGACGCAGCTCGAGCGCGTGCGCGCCACCATCGCGCGCCACGAGGCGGGCCCGCTGCCGGGCAATGCGCGAAACGCCGATCCGGTCGCGAAATTCCGCGCGGAGTGCGATCGCGTGGGCACGACGCACGCCGAAGTCGGTTCGATCGACGCGGTGCCGGCCGAAGTCGCCCGCTACCTGCGTGCCAACAACCTCGAGGCGCGCGTGGCGGCCTGGCACGAGTTCGCGGAACTCGACTGGACGGCCGCAGGTGTTGCCGTCGACGACCGTCCTGCCAACCCGAACGACCGCACCGGCCTCACGGGTTGCTTCTGCACGATCGCCGAGACCGGCACGCTGCTGCTGCTATCCTCGCCGGCGACGCCGAAGGTCACCGCATTGCTGCCCGAGACGCACCTGTGCGTCGCGAGCAAGTCTCGCCTGGTGAACACGATGGAAGATTCATTTGCGTTGTTGCGGCGCGAGAGAGGTGAGCCGCCGCGCGCGACGTTCTTCGTATCCGGACCGTCAAGAACTGCCGACATCGAGCAAACGATCGTGATCGGCGCCCATGGACCCTACCGCGTGCACGTGATCCTCATCCCATGA
- a CDS encoding LutB/LldF family L-lactate oxidation iron-sulfur protein, whose amino-acid sequence MRVQSMFFKKNATEKLDDAVLQRNLRTAKGKFVDGRAKAVAEIDEWEAIRTHAAALRDRALADLDAYLVEFERNAIRRGTVVHWAQTAQEACAIAVEIARANGVRKVTKSKSMVSEEVNLNERLEEAGIEVIETDLGEYILQLAHEPPSHIVAPAVHKSKEQVAELFEAAHKKPRLTDIAQMTREAREALRDHFLTADMGISGSNFVIAETGTTLTVTNEGNADMVTTLPRIHCVITGIEKVIPTLEDFATLIRLLPRSAIGQTIGNYLTLTTGVKGPGDTDGPEQMHVILVDAGRSKFVGTEMQSMLRCIRCGACMNHCPVYQNVGGHAYGWVYPGPMGSVLTPVYVGIENAGDLPNAATFCGECAVVCPVKIPLPDLMRKLREQQFNERLRPWTERFAIRAWSYAARRPKLYALLTRFAAEFGARLGGREKLIHYWPGLDGWTRGRDIPAPEGRTFRELYRERLRAPWRVKP is encoded by the coding sequence ATGCGGGTTCAGTCGATGTTCTTCAAGAAGAACGCCACCGAGAAGCTCGACGACGCGGTGCTCCAGCGCAACCTGCGCACGGCCAAGGGCAAGTTCGTCGATGGCCGCGCAAAGGCGGTCGCTGAGATCGACGAGTGGGAAGCCATCCGCACGCACGCCGCGGCGCTGCGCGACCGCGCACTCGCCGACCTCGATGCCTATCTCGTGGAGTTCGAGCGCAATGCGATCCGCCGCGGGACGGTCGTGCACTGGGCGCAGACCGCGCAGGAGGCCTGTGCCATCGCGGTGGAGATCGCGCGCGCGAATGGCGTTCGCAAGGTCACGAAGTCGAAGTCCATGGTCTCGGAGGAAGTGAACCTCAACGAGCGGCTCGAGGAAGCCGGCATCGAGGTGATCGAGACGGACCTCGGTGAATACATCCTGCAACTCGCCCATGAGCCGCCTTCGCACATCGTGGCACCCGCCGTGCACAAGTCGAAGGAGCAGGTGGCCGAGCTCTTCGAAGCGGCGCACAAGAAGCCGCGGCTCACCGACATCGCACAGATGACGCGCGAGGCGCGCGAGGCGCTGCGCGACCACTTCCTCACGGCGGACATGGGCATCTCGGGCTCGAACTTCGTGATCGCCGAAACGGGCACCACGCTCACGGTGACCAACGAAGGCAACGCCGACATGGTCACGACGCTGCCGCGCATCCACTGCGTGATCACCGGTATCGAGAAGGTGATCCCGACGCTCGAGGATTTCGCGACCCTCATCCGATTGCTGCCGCGCTCGGCAATCGGCCAGACCATCGGCAACTACCTCACGCTCACCACGGGCGTGAAGGGTCCCGGCGACACCGACGGCCCCGAGCAGATGCACGTGATCCTCGTGGACGCGGGGCGCTCGAAGTTCGTCGGCACCGAGATGCAGTCGATGCTTCGCTGCATCCGCTGCGGGGCGTGCATGAACCATTGCCCCGTCTACCAGAACGTCGGCGGCCACGCGTACGGCTGGGTGTATCCCGGCCCGATGGGCTCGGTCCTGACACCGGTCTACGTCGGCATCGAAAACGCGGGCGATCTTCCGAACGCGGCGACGTTCTGCGGGGAGTGCGCGGTCGTTTGCCCGGTGAAGATCCCGCTGCCCGACCTCATGCGCAAGCTTCGCGAGCAGCAGTTCAACGAACGCCTGCGGCCGTGGACCGAGCGTTTCGCGATCCGCGCGTGGAGCTACGCCGCGCGCCGGCCGAAGCTGTACGCGCTGCTCACGAGGTTCGCTGCGGAGTTCGGCGCGCGTCTCGGTGGCAGGGAGAAGCTGATCCACTACTGGCCCGGGCTCGACGGCTGGACGCGCGGACGCGACATTCCGGCGCCCGAGGGACGCACGTTCCGCGAGCTCTACCGCGAACGGCTGCGCGCTCCGTGGCGGGTGAAGCCGTGA
- a CDS encoding (Fe-S)-binding protein: MKVGLFVTCLVDLVRPSIGFATLKLLEDAGCEVVVPATQTCCGQPGYNSGAREAAIDLARKVLAEFRDCDYVVAPSGSCSGQVKVHYVEDLFRDAPDRAEFEALAAKWYELSDFLVNVLKLAKVPGTFQGDVTYHDSCSGLRELKVKMQPRYLLQMAGAGIAEMPECEKCCGFGGTFSVKLGDIATRMAENKVANARSTGARTIAGGDLGCLLHIEGRLRREGDRDTRVAHFAELIAGGG, encoded by the coding sequence ATGAAAGTCGGCCTCTTCGTCACCTGCCTCGTCGACCTCGTCCGTCCCTCGATCGGTTTCGCCACGCTCAAGTTGCTCGAGGACGCGGGCTGCGAGGTGGTGGTTCCGGCGACACAGACCTGCTGCGGCCAACCCGGCTACAACTCCGGCGCGCGTGAAGCAGCGATCGACCTCGCGCGCAAGGTGCTCGCCGAATTCCGCGACTGCGACTACGTGGTCGCGCCCTCGGGCTCGTGCTCGGGCCAGGTCAAGGTCCACTACGTCGAAGACCTCTTCCGCGACGCGCCCGACCGCGCGGAGTTCGAGGCGCTCGCGGCGAAGTGGTACGAGCTTTCCGATTTTCTCGTGAATGTGCTGAAGCTGGCGAAGGTGCCGGGCACGTTCCAGGGCGACGTCACCTATCACGACTCGTGCTCGGGCCTGCGCGAGCTCAAGGTGAAGATGCAGCCGCGCTATCTCCTGCAGATGGCCGGCGCCGGCATCGCCGAGATGCCCGAGTGCGAGAAGTGCTGCGGCTTCGGCGGCACGTTCTCCGTGAAGCTCGGGGACATCGCCACGCGCATGGCGGAAAACAAGGTCGCGAATGCGCGCTCGACGGGCGCACGCACCATCGCGGGCGGTGACCTCGGTTGCCTCCTACACATCGAAGGCCGGCTGCGCCGCGAGGGCGACCGCGACACTCGCGTGGCTCACTTCGCCGAATTGATCGCGGGTGGTGGCTGA
- a CDS encoding peptidoglycan DD-metalloendopeptidase family protein, whose product MRRVVFSLLLLAAMAAARAEFVAVPMHEDRISEAERERIWSEIRASESQFVLPVAKATSRPAFAWPLRAARGYTGTGFDAIAAFVDHDSTVGTVRDFQCGTRSYDRTGYNHKGTDISIYPDSWGVMAAGQVEVIAAAPGTIIFREDGNPDRNCQINDAARWNAVYVRHDDGSVAWYGHMKSGSLTAKGVGSRVAVGEYLGTVGSSGASSGPHLHFEVYDSLARLVDPFQGQCNSLNTDSWWATQPAYRETRVNRVVTASAAPVLSSCGTNGTIDNPGSISEKTAFKPGDTVYLVGFVRDLLETVPVSGRLLRPDGTVARTWSGNTHPTTTAAYYYQPYPLPVDAAEGTWIVEVTAGSSTSRAPFMVTPTGAPIANYTDLWWNANESGWGVNINHQGDLIFATWFTYDTDGEGLWLSMPEARRAYDGAFNGTLYRTTGIPFQQIAGGPAMVDTPNAVGVGSFQFTGPDTGTFSYTVNGVSQRKNITRLPISTPTVCMATKGSRASLTNYQDLWWNPAERGWGVNITHQGQIIFATWFTYNAGGRGQWISASDVRRQPTGEYRGRLYRTHGVAFDRIAGAPAITGGAVDVGEVTFTFIDGENARMDYTLDGVTQSRTVTRYLAGTLLPLCR is encoded by the coding sequence ATGAGACGCGTCGTCTTTTCGCTGCTGCTGCTTGCGGCGATGGCGGCTGCGCGGGCGGAATTCGTCGCGGTTCCGATGCACGAGGACCGCATCTCCGAAGCCGAGCGCGAGCGCATCTGGAGCGAGATCCGCGCCTCCGAATCGCAGTTCGTATTGCCGGTCGCCAAGGCCACCTCCCGTCCGGCGTTCGCCTGGCCCTTGCGCGCCGCGCGAGGCTACACGGGCACGGGTTTCGATGCGATAGCCGCATTCGTCGATCACGATTCGACCGTCGGCACCGTGCGCGACTTCCAATGCGGCACGCGCTCATACGACCGCACGGGCTACAACCACAAGGGCACCGACATCTCGATCTACCCCGATTCCTGGGGCGTGATGGCCGCGGGCCAGGTCGAGGTCATCGCCGCCGCCCCGGGCACGATCATCTTCCGCGAGGACGGCAACCCGGACCGGAACTGCCAGATCAACGATGCCGCGCGCTGGAACGCCGTCTACGTGCGCCACGACGACGGCTCGGTCGCCTGGTATGGCCACATGAAGAGCGGCTCGCTCACCGCGAAGGGCGTCGGCTCGCGCGTGGCGGTGGGTGAATACCTGGGCACGGTGGGCAGCTCGGGCGCCTCGTCGGGACCGCACCTTCACTTCGAGGTCTACGATTCCCTCGCGCGCCTCGTCGATCCCTTCCAGGGCCAGTGCAATTCGCTCAACACGGATTCGTGGTGGGCCACGCAGCCGGCGTATCGCGAAACGCGGGTGAACCGCGTGGTCACCGCGAGCGCGGCCCCGGTGCTGAGCTCCTGCGGCACGAACGGGACGATCGACAATCCCGGATCGATCAGCGAGAAGACTGCGTTCAAGCCCGGCGACACCGTGTACCTCGTCGGCTTCGTGCGGGACCTGCTCGAGACCGTGCCGGTTTCCGGTCGCCTGCTGCGGCCCGATGGCACCGTCGCGCGCACGTGGAGCGGCAATACGCATCCGACCACCACCGCGGCCTACTACTACCAGCCCTATCCGCTGCCGGTCGATGCGGCCGAGGGCACGTGGATCGTCGAAGTCACGGCCGGATCGAGCACGTCGCGCGCGCCGTTCATGGTGACGCCGACGGGCGCGCCGATCGCCAACTACACCGACCTCTGGTGGAACGCGAACGAGAGCGGCTGGGGCGTGAACATCAACCACCAGGGCGATCTCATCTTCGCGACGTGGTTCACGTACGACACCGACGGCGAGGGGCTCTGGCTCTCGATGCCCGAAGCGCGCCGGGCGTACGACGGCGCGTTCAACGGCACGCTCTATCGCACGACGGGCATTCCCTTCCAGCAGATCGCCGGCGGCCCGGCCATGGTCGATACGCCCAACGCCGTGGGCGTGGGCAGCTTCCAGTTCACCGGCCCCGATACCGGCACGTTCTCGTACACGGTCAACGGCGTGAGCCAGCGCAAGAACATCACGCGCCTGCCCATCTCGACGCCCACCGTGTGCATGGCGACCAAGGGGTCGCGCGCCTCCCTCACGAACTACCAGGACCTCTGGTGGAACCCGGCCGAGCGCGGCTGGGGCGTGAACATCACGCACCAGGGCCAGATCATCTTCGCGACGTGGTTCACGTACAACGCGGGCGGCCGGGGCCAGTGGATCAGCGCCTCCGACGTGCGCCGCCAGCCCACCGGCGAATATCGCGGCCGCCTGTATCGCACGCATGGCGTGGCCTTCGATCGCATCGCGGGCGCGCCGGCCATCACCGGGGGCGCGGTCGATGTCGGCGAGGTGACCTTCACTTTCATCGACGGCGAGAATGCCCGCATGGATTACACCCTCGATGGCGTGACCCAGTCGCGCACCGTCACGCGATACCTCGCGGGTACTTTGTTGCCGCTCTGCCGCTAG